A DNA window from Setaria viridis chromosome 2, Setaria_viridis_v4.0, whole genome shotgun sequence contains the following coding sequences:
- the LOC117844677 gene encoding uncharacterized protein: MEAANYSGKLFVGGISWETDEDRLREYFGGFGEVTEAVIMRDRSTGRARGFGFVVFSDASVAERVTMDKHMIDGRMVEAKKAVPRDDHSIVSKSNASSIGSPGPGRTRKIFVGGLPSNVTEADFRRYFEQFGVITDVVVMYDHNTQRPRGFGFITYDSEDAVDKALHKSFHELNGKMVEVKRAVPKEQSPGPVARSPAGAGQSYAMNRFLNGFNQGYNPNPIGGYGMRVDGRYGLLSGARNGFSSFGPGFGMGMNVEGGMSGTFGANSGFINSSNGRQMGSYYNGSSNRLGSPIGYLGLNDDSGSMLSSMSRNVWGNGSLNYPSNPTNMNAFASPGNGGQVGITGDNWGGLPSAHGMGNISSLGSGNLGRGAGDNNFGLPSGSYGRSNSTGTIGEPFSASGNTYEVNNPDTYGSSSIYGGTAWRFASSEVDIPSFGHDLGNIDPNIKSDVSASYMGNYTVNNNQPSRGITS; the protein is encoded by the exons aTGGAGGCGGCCAACTACTCCGGAAAGCTCTTCGTCGGCGGCATCTCGTGGGAGACGGACGAGGACCGCCTCCGCGAGTACTTCGGCGGCTTCGGGGAGGTCACCGAGGCCGTCATCATGCGGGACCGCAGCACGGGCCGCGCTCGTGGGTTCGGGTTCGTGGTCTTCTCCGATGCGTCGGTGGCGGAGCGGGTGACCATGGACAAGCACATGATCGACGGGCGCATG GTGGAGGCAAAGAAGGCCGTTCCCAGGGACGACCACAGTATCGTGAGCAAGAGCAATGCCAGCAGCATAGGGTCACCTGGACCGGGCCGTACTAGAAAGATCTTTGTTGGAGGTTTGCCCTCAAATGTCACAGAGGCTGACTTCAGAAGGTACTTTGAGCAATTCGGTGTCATAACCGATGTGGTTGTGATGTATGACCACAACACGCAGAGGCCGAGGGGCTTTGGATTCATCACCTATGATTCAGAAGATGCTGTGGACAAAGCTCTGCACAAGAGCTTCCATGAGCTGAATGGTAAAATGGTTGAGGTCAAGAGGGCTGTTCCAAAAGAGCAGTCTCCTGGACCTGTTGCACGCTCTCCTGCGGGAGCAGGGCAGAGCTATGCTATGAACCGCTTCCTGAATGGCTTCAACCAGGGTTACAACCCGAACCCCATAGGAGGTTATGGCATGAGGGTGGATGGAAGGTATGGCCTGCTTTCAGGTGCACGGAATGGGTTCTCTTCTTTTGGCCCAGGTTTTGGGATGGGCATGAATGTTGAAGGTGGGATGAGCGGAACTTTTGGTGCAAACTCAGGTTTCATCAACAGTTCCAATGGGAGGCAAATGGGTTCGTACTACAATGGAAGTTCGAACAGATTGGGTAGTCCTATTGGGTACCTTGGCCTCAATGATGATTCAGGATCAATGTTGAGTTCAATGTCTAGGAATGTTTGGGGTAATGGGAGTCTAAACTACCCGAGCAATCCTACAAACATGAATGCTTTTGCTTCACCTGGAAATGGAGGTCAAGTCGGTATTACTGGTGACAATTGGGGAGGTCTCCCTTCTGCTCATGGGATGGGCAACATTTCAAGCCTTGGGTCAGGGAACCTTGGCCGTGGAGCTGGAGATAATAACTTTGGTTTGCCTTCTGGCAGCTATGGGAGGAGCAACTCAACTGGTACAATTGGTGAACCTTTCTCTGCATCAGGCAATACATATGAAGTGAACAACCCTGATACATATGGTAGCAGCTCTATTTATGGTGGCACAGCCTGGAGGTTTGCATCATCTGAGGTTGACATACCTTCTTTTGGCCATGATCTTGGAAATATTGATCCAAATATCAAATCAGATGTATCAGCAAGTTACATGGGCAACTATACTGTTAACAACAATCAGCCAAGCAGAG GTATCACTTCCTAG
- the LOC117845574 gene encoding protein EARLY FLOWERING 5 — MKTTKGGKVMNPTDAFRKEQRKKELKRNKKERKKVRDVGILKKDPEAIKEQIEKLEKMKADGALDKARKHKKRQLEDTYNLIVKKRKEYEQKMKEKGEQPVMFGHLGPPKRRPAAEEDDRANPKPEDSVYYHPTLNPSGAPPPGKPPMYKSSIGPRIPLPSSSNAGASSSMSESEAGPSTLPPPPPPPPLPATSESIDPSAPPFPLPPLPPPPPPPPKPVSDSAMPSLPPPPPPPPGPPPRELVSGHTVLPPPPPPPQRPSGANESITDSAQPSVVLPPPPPPPGLPPKSNDMEAAGPSKDTPGFKQDTAARVLPPPPPPQSSNLPPLPPRPPLQPDMLAPGVMRFPPPPPPPDSRPQYMTPGVARPPPPPPGLPSAQMPMPPYGVLPGPPQMPRPPFLPGPPMHPDEFAAFGPRPQLPQQPSYVKSAAPTVVKRPLAQHTPELTAMVPASVRVKRESALPKPKPKVVQQQQSSTPSISKPSVTLIRSDAQPSSSAPKPPSIDDSYMAFLEDMKELGALDG, encoded by the exons aTGAAGACGACCAAGGGGGGCAAGGTGATGAACCCCACCGACGCCTTCCGCAAGGAGCAGCGGAAGAAGGAGCTCAAGCGG aacaaaaaagaaaggaagaaggtgcGAGATGTTGGTATTTTGAAAAAGGATCCAGAGGCTATTAAGGAGCAGATTGAGAAGTTGGAGAAGATGA AGGCTGATGGTGCTCTTGACAAGGCTAGGAAACATAAGAAAAGACAGCTTGAGGATACATATAATCTTATTGTTAAGAAAAGAAAG GAATATGAACAGAAAATGAAGGAGAAGGGTGAGCAGCCGGTTATGTTCGG CCATCTTGGACCACCAAAGAGACGGCCTGCAGCAGAGGAAGATGATAGAGCAAATCCTAAGCCTGAG GACTCTGTTTACTATCATCCAACCTTAAATCCATCCGGAGCACCGCCACCTGGAAAACCTCCCATGTACAAATCATCTATAG GACCAAGAATCCCACTGCCTTCCTCATCCAACGCGGGGGCCTCATCTTCCATGTCAGAGTCTGAAGCAGGTCCATCCACCCTGCCAccccctccaccaccaccaccattgccaGCCACCTCAGAATCCATTGATCCATCTGCACCTCCTTTCCCTTTGCCCCCactcccacccccacccccaccaccacctaAGCCTGTCAGTGACTCAGCAATGCCAAGCTTacctccgccacctccacctccacccggtCCACCGCCAAGAGAACTCGTATCAGGTCATACAGTActtccaccacctccgcctccaccgcagAGGCCGTCTGGTGCAAATGAGAGCATAACTGATTCTGCTCAG CCCTCGGTTgtcctgcctccaccgcctccgccgcctgggTTGCCACCAAAATCAAATGACATGGAGGCTGCTGGTCCTTCAAAGGACACTCCTGGGTTTAAACAAGATACTGCTGCAAGGGTcttgccaccaccgcctccaccgcaATCATCAAATTTGCCTCCTCTACCTCCAAGGCCACCATTGCAACCTGATATGCTAGCTCCTGGAGTCATGAGATTTccaccgcccccaccaccgccaGATTCAAGGCCACAGTATATGACTCCTGGGGTTGCCAggccccctccacctcctccaggaTTACCCTCAGCTCAGATGCCGATGCCACCGTATGGCGTACTTCCTGGTCCACCACAGATGCCTAGGCCTCCGTTTTTGCCAGGACCCCCTATGCATCCAGATGAGTTTGCTGCCTTTGGACCAAGGCCTCAGTTACCTCAGCAGCCATCATATGTGAAGTCAGCTGCCCCAACAGTTGTCAAGAGACCATTAGCACAGCACACTCCTGAGCTAACGGCTATG GTTCCTGCATCTGTTCGGGTCAAGAGAGAATCTGCTCTCCCGAAACCAAAACCAAAGgtggtgcagcagcagcagtcatCAACACCGTCCATTTCAAAGCCTTCAGTGACCCTCATAAGAAGTGATGCCCAGCCTTCCTCATCAGCACCCAAGCCGCCAAGCATCGATGATTCATATATGGCATTCTTGGAAGACATGAAGGAATTAGGTGCTCTTGATGGGTAA